A single Natranaerobius thermophilus JW/NM-WN-LF DNA region contains:
- a CDS encoding DUF4352 domain-containing protein: MLIKRHVITILVVCLFLVLAIGSADEEEPEAVDNGEAEVKEEDEQDEAKDEGEKDIEEDEEPEQADEVFNIGDTVKMGELEFTVNSARWDTGDEFMGPDEGERWLVIDCTIENLSDESTSISSMMMFDLIDEEHYSNDLSMGADTEGQLDGELGGGRTMRGEIAYSVSEDHSEWEFIFEPELFGFGQAIYAISEDEVQ; the protein is encoded by the coding sequence ATGTTAATTAAAAGACATGTAATTACAATCTTAGTTGTTTGCTTATTTTTAGTATTGGCCATTGGTAGTGCTGATGAAGAAGAGCCAGAAGCTGTTGATAATGGAGAAGCAGAGGTTAAGGAAGAGGATGAACAGGATGAAGCTAAAGATGAGGGAGAAAAAGATATAGAGGAAGATGAAGAACCTGAACAGGCTGATGAGGTATTTAATATCGGCGATACAGTTAAGATGGGAGAGCTAGAATTTACCGTAAATAGTGCTCGTTGGGATACAGGAGATGAATTTATGGGACCAGATGAAGGAGAGAGATGGTTAGTAATTGATTGTACCATTGAAAACTTGTCTGATGAGTCAACGTCTATCTCTAGTATGATGATGTTTGATTTAATTGATGAAGAACATTATTCTAATGATCTGTCTATGGGTGCTGATACTGAAGGCCAACTTGATGGAGAACTGGGTGGCGGTCGAACTATGCGCGGAGAAATTGCTTATAGTGTTTCGGAAGATCATAGTGAATGGGAGTTTATTTTTGAACCGGAATTATTTGGATTTGGTCAGGCGATTTATGCTATTAGTGAAGATGAGGTTCAGTAG
- a CDS encoding helix-turn-helix transcriptional regulator: MKLDRLVRVMSVAEKIRKEPGITYNELAQEFDVSVRTVRRDVSVLEQAGLPVQNYHGLRFMSDVELPKVQFEPDEVILLLLMVNFISRYEIDNQIPNSLYEKLKQYLPEKMMDKYQHIQKSVLIHPHDNEQDGRNIVRRFKDIIECKNRVKIYYQSHSSKQENWRMVDPYGVFFKKRAWYMVGYCHRHLDIRIFKCNRIKKIKSLPDMYDIPNDFDLEEFLSDSFELMKGEPTKIKIKFTQEVASLIEETVFYKKEKKFRNNGDIIYELEVANWREVFSWVLSFGRKAEILEPGWMREKMINELELMKVMYD; encoded by the coding sequence ATGAAACTTGATCGGTTGGTACGGGTGATGTCAGTAGCTGAAAAGATCAGGAAAGAACCTGGTATTACCTATAATGAATTGGCCCAGGAATTTGATGTATCTGTGAGAACAGTTAGAAGAGATGTCAGTGTTTTAGAACAAGCTGGATTGCCAGTGCAAAATTATCATGGACTTAGATTTATGTCCGATGTTGAGCTGCCAAAAGTACAATTTGAACCTGATGAAGTCATACTTTTATTGTTAATGGTAAATTTCATATCGAGATATGAAATAGATAATCAGATCCCTAATAGCTTATATGAAAAGTTAAAACAATATCTTCCTGAAAAAATGATGGATAAATATCAGCATATTCAAAAGAGTGTATTAATCCACCCCCATGACAATGAACAAGATGGAAGAAATATAGTCCGGAGATTTAAAGATATTATAGAATGTAAAAACCGTGTAAAAATTTATTATCAATCCCATTCATCAAAACAAGAAAACTGGCGAATGGTTGATCCTTATGGGGTGTTTTTCAAAAAACGGGCGTGGTATATGGTAGGGTACTGTCATAGGCATTTAGATATTAGAATATTCAAATGTAATAGAATTAAAAAAATTAAATCATTACCAGATATGTATGATATTCCTAACGATTTTGATTTGGAAGAGTTTTTGTCAGATAGTTTTGAACTGATGAAAGGTGAACCCACCAAAATCAAGATAAAATTCACACAAGAAGTGGCATCATTAATTGAAGAGACGGTGTTCTATAAAAAAGAAAAGAAATTTAGAAATAATGGAGATATTATTTATGAGTTAGAAGTAGCTAACTGGCGGGAAGTATTTTCATGGGTACTATCTTTCGGTAGAAAGGCAGAAATCTTAGAACCTGGATGGATGCGGGAAAAAATGATTAATGAACTTGAGTTAATGAAAGTTATGTATGACTAA
- a CDS encoding ABC transporter ATP-binding protein, whose amino-acid sequence MASHNVSKRRKAKDPIKTFKRLLSFIFVRYKLLLPIVFIGIMLSTGARLGMSVFLEVLIDEYITPLVGVSDPDFSSLISALFIMGGIFLAGVIGTLTFNLLMVSISQGTLRELRDSMFSHMQKLPLSYFDSNTHGNLMSRYTNDTDTLRQFITQGLPQMAVSIVTIVGVFTTMLILSPHLTLVAILTVIINLVVVRKVVGLSGKNFSRQQETLGKTNGYVEEMISGQKVVKVFCHEEEAKAKFDELNDKLCQHSTDAHRYANILMPIMINFSHIQYVLIAITGGILYINGIGALTLGTIAAFLQLSRTLAMPIAQISQQLQSIVKALAGAERIFDLLDQEVEADKGSVTLVNAKYEDDKLVETEERTGILAWKQPQPDGSFNYTELKGDIRLNNIDFSYDGETPVLHNVSVHAKPGQKIALVGATGAGKTTISNLINRFYDLDDGKIRYDGININDIKKADLRRSLGVVLQDTSLFTGTVKENIRFGKLDATDEEIYEAARRSQADSFISMLPDGYETILSEESSNLSQGQRQLLSITRAQLTDAPVMILDEATSSIDSRTEAIVQRGMDELMKGRTVFVIAHRLSTIRNSDKILVLDQGRIIESGNHKELVANKGAYYQLYKGSSNSFDEANFDEADAL is encoded by the coding sequence ATGGCGTCGCATAATGTGAGCAAACGAAGAAAAGCCAAAGATCCCATCAAGACTTTTAAAAGACTTCTTTCATTTATATTTGTTAGATATAAACTACTTTTACCAATAGTTTTTATCGGCATAATGTTAAGCACCGGCGCTCGACTGGGAATGTCCGTTTTTCTAGAGGTTTTAATAGACGAATATATTACCCCCTTAGTTGGTGTTTCCGATCCTGATTTCAGCAGCCTTATCTCGGCCCTGTTCATTATGGGAGGTATTTTTTTAGCAGGTGTTATTGGGACATTGACTTTTAATTTGTTAATGGTCTCAATTTCCCAGGGCACTCTTAGAGAATTGCGAGATAGTATGTTTTCTCATATGCAAAAATTACCCTTAAGCTATTTTGATAGTAACACCCATGGTAATTTAATGAGCAGGTATACAAACGATACTGACACACTGCGACAGTTTATAACCCAGGGATTGCCGCAAATGGCTGTATCCATTGTCACTATTGTCGGTGTTTTCACAACAATGTTAATTTTAAGCCCCCATCTAACTCTAGTAGCAATATTAACCGTAATTATAAATTTAGTTGTTGTCAGGAAAGTAGTGGGATTAAGCGGTAAAAATTTTTCCCGGCAACAAGAAACTTTAGGCAAAACAAACGGTTATGTTGAAGAAATGATCAGCGGACAAAAGGTAGTTAAAGTGTTCTGCCATGAAGAAGAAGCTAAAGCAAAATTTGATGAATTAAATGATAAGCTCTGTCAACACTCTACAGATGCACACCGTTATGCCAATATTTTAATGCCGATAATGATAAACTTCTCTCATATTCAATATGTTTTAATTGCTATAACAGGTGGAATACTCTATATTAACGGTATTGGCGCTCTTACTCTGGGAACAATAGCAGCATTTTTACAATTGAGTAGAACGTTGGCAATGCCAATTGCCCAAATTTCCCAACAATTACAGTCAATAGTTAAGGCCCTGGCAGGTGCAGAGCGGATTTTTGACCTTCTTGATCAAGAAGTTGAAGCAGATAAGGGTTCTGTTACACTGGTAAATGCAAAGTACGAAGACGACAAACTAGTGGAAACAGAAGAAAGAACAGGTATCCTGGCATGGAAACAACCACAACCCGACGGTTCCTTCAACTACACTGAACTAAAAGGAGATATTCGCCTAAATAATATTGATTTCAGTTATGATGGCGAAACACCAGTCCTGCATAATGTTTCTGTTCATGCAAAACCTGGTCAGAAAATAGCTCTAGTGGGTGCAACCGGTGCTGGTAAAACCACTATTTCCAATCTAATTAACCGGTTCTATGATCTTGATGATGGTAAAATCCGTTATGACGGGATAAATATAAATGATATTAAAAAAGCTGATCTACGCCGTTCCCTTGGTGTGGTTCTGCAAGATACATCACTATTTACCGGAACTGTTAAAGAAAATATTCGCTTTGGCAAATTAGATGCTACCGATGAAGAGATTTATGAAGCAGCCAGGAGATCACAAGCAGATAGCTTTATCTCAATGCTGCCTGATGGCTATGAAACCATCCTCTCTGAGGAAAGCTCCAATCTATCTCAGGGGCAAAGACAGTTACTGTCAATAACCAGGGCCCAGTTAACTGATGCTCCAGTTATGATCTTAGATGAAGCCACTTCAAGTATTGACAGCCGTACAGAGGCCATTGTACAGAGGGGAATGGATGAACTGATGAAAGGTAGAACTGTATTCGTGATCGCCCATCGGCTATCTACAATACGAAATTCCGATAAAATATTAGTCCTTGACCAAGGTAGGATAATTGAAAGCGGCAACCATAAAGAACTAGTAGCAAATAAAGGTGCATACTATCAGCTTTATAAAGGAAGCTCTAATTCTTTTGATGAAGCAAACTTTGATGAGGCAGATGCTTTGTGA
- a CDS encoding ABC transporter ATP-binding protein, which translates to MLKHLLSCIGEYKKDTIIAPIFVILEVIMQVLIPFLIAYLIDFGVERGNIDLVIRLGGVLLLSALLSMLFGIISGTYAARAAAGFSRNLRRKVFYKVQDFSFYNIDKISASGLVTRSTTDITNIQNAYQMMLRVSFRAPIMLIFALVMAFNINPQLSLVYLAVLPFLAIGLYLIISNADPLFHKVFRIYDKLNNVVQENLRGIRVVKSYAREEYEKEKFNDVSETIYKLFSKAERIISLNAPLMQLSVYTSIILIGWLGANMIVEGVMTTGQLVSMVAYTTQILMGLMMLSMILVLISISRASAKRIVEVLDEEIDLNNSENPIKEVKSGDISFQNVSFSYYKSMDNLCLNNINLNIKEGETVGILGGTGSGKTSLIQLIPRLYDVTEGSLLVGGRDVREYDIKALRNKVSVVLQNNTLFSGTIKENLRWGNKEASDEELIRVCKLAQAHGFIQELPNGYDTHIEQGGSNVSGGQKQRLCIARALLKKPHILILDDSTSAVDTKTESYLRKAFLDEIPQTTKIIIAQRITSVMDADKIVVMDGGKIDAIGTHDELLENNQIYQEVYDTQLKGGTDNGVA; encoded by the coding sequence ATGTTAAAACATTTGTTAAGCTGTATAGGAGAATATAAAAAAGATACTATTATAGCACCAATTTTTGTTATTTTAGAAGTAATTATGCAAGTTCTGATTCCGTTTTTAATTGCTTACTTAATTGACTTCGGGGTTGAAAGAGGCAATATTGATTTAGTTATCAGGCTCGGTGGCGTATTACTATTATCAGCCCTGCTTTCTATGCTTTTTGGTATTATTTCCGGTACATATGCAGCACGTGCCGCGGCAGGGTTCTCACGTAACTTGAGACGAAAAGTATTCTATAAAGTTCAGGACTTTTCTTTTTACAATATTGACAAAATCTCGGCTTCAGGCTTAGTTACACGATCAACGACAGACATAACAAACATCCAAAATGCCTATCAGATGATGCTTCGAGTTTCATTCAGAGCACCTATTATGCTCATTTTTGCTCTCGTGATGGCTTTTAATATCAATCCACAGCTTTCATTGGTTTACCTGGCAGTTCTACCCTTTTTGGCCATAGGGCTATATTTAATTATTAGTAATGCAGATCCGCTTTTTCATAAAGTTTTTCGGATTTACGATAAACTGAATAATGTGGTACAGGAAAATTTACGCGGTATACGTGTTGTTAAATCATATGCCCGAGAAGAATATGAGAAGGAAAAATTCAATGATGTTTCTGAGACAATTTACAAACTCTTCTCCAAAGCGGAAAGAATTATTAGCCTCAATGCTCCATTAATGCAACTTTCTGTCTATACCAGTATAATATTAATTGGCTGGTTAGGTGCAAATATGATTGTTGAGGGTGTAATGACAACAGGACAATTGGTAAGTATGGTTGCTTATACCACTCAAATACTTATGGGCTTGATGATGCTGTCAATGATTTTGGTCTTAATCAGTATATCACGGGCTTCCGCTAAACGTATTGTTGAAGTATTAGACGAAGAGATTGACTTAAACAACAGCGAAAATCCCATTAAAGAGGTCAAAAGCGGTGATATCAGTTTCCAAAATGTAAGCTTTAGCTACTACAAAAGTATGGATAATTTATGCTTAAACAATATAAATCTTAATATTAAAGAAGGCGAAACTGTCGGAATATTAGGAGGAACAGGTAGTGGTAAAACCAGCTTAATCCAGCTAATTCCTAGGTTGTACGATGTTACTGAAGGAAGTTTATTAGTTGGCGGAAGAGATGTTCGAGAATATGATATCAAGGCATTGCGGAACAAGGTATCCGTTGTGCTGCAAAACAATACTTTATTTTCAGGTACAATTAAGGAAAATTTACGCTGGGGTAACAAAGAAGCTAGCGATGAAGAATTGATCCGGGTTTGTAAATTGGCTCAGGCCCATGGCTTTATCCAAGAGTTACCAAATGGATATGACACACATATTGAACAGGGTGGGTCAAACGTCTCCGGTGGACAGAAACAGCGGTTATGTATTGCTAGAGCATTACTTAAAAAACCTCATATTCTTATCCTTGACGATTCAACAAGTGCTGTGGACACAAAAACCGAGTCATACTTGCGTAAAGCTTTTCTAGACGAAATCCCCCAGACAACAAAAATCATAATTGCTCAACGTATAACATCAGTTATGGATGCAGACAAGATTGTCGTTATGGATGGTGGTAAAATTGACGCAATCGGCACCCATGACGAGCTACTAGAGAACAACCAAATTTACCAGGAGGTTTATGACACTCAACTCAAAGGGGGTACAGATAATGGCGTCGCATAA
- a CDS encoding stage V sporulation protein S encodes METLKVSAKSNPNKVAGALAGVIREQGKAELQAIGAGATNQGIKAIAIARGFLAPSGIDIAFVPAFIDVEIDGEERTAIKLLVGPLRQ; translated from the coding sequence ATGGAAACATTAAAAGTGTCAGCAAAATCGAATCCCAACAAAGTAGCAGGTGCACTTGCAGGAGTAATAAGAGAACAAGGAAAAGCTGAGTTACAAGCTATTGGAGCAGGAGCCACCAATCAGGGAATTAAAGCTATAGCGATTGCTCGGGGGTTTTTAGCCCCAAGCGGTATTGATATAGCCTTTGTTCCAGCTTTTATTGATGTTGAAATCGATGGTGAAGAAAGAACAGCTATCAAATTACTGGTAGGACCGTTAAGACAATAG
- a CDS encoding tungsten cofactor oxidoreductase radical SAM maturase gives MSKITGYEKNDSQYNFDNPEDWIKVQYRDGIKYLPVQLDLKKLYLELTTRCNFDCITCIRNAWFRTPDNMSNDILNKILAELPELAKNGLKTVHLGGFGEPMVHPRFFEVATKVKELGLELEFITNGYYLTPERVDQLIGLQADKIIVSMDAPREKEYQQIRKNSDFNLLLKNLEHIYHQKVNYRINKPHLWFEFVAMQSNYHLLPNLVELAGKLQVDSVIVTNLLPYTEDMIDEVLYDADEDNLAVGSGAGFIYFRSQLPEMKLRTHRYCNFVESKSLVINYLGKVSPCYPGMHNHTAYIYGRKKFNYAYHVGDLSQQSIAEIWKQREFIKFRSQVMEGRFPSCTDCKYLEGCSMTDDNQLDCWGNTPTCADCLWYRQIILCP, from the coding sequence ATGAGTAAAATAACTGGATACGAAAAAAATGATTCTCAATATAACTTTGATAATCCCGAAGATTGGATAAAGGTACAATACAGGGACGGAATTAAGTACCTACCCGTACAGTTGGACTTGAAAAAGCTATATTTAGAACTGACCACTAGATGTAATTTTGACTGCATCACCTGCATTAGAAACGCCTGGTTTAGAACCCCTGACAATATGAGCAACGATATATTGAATAAAATATTGGCTGAACTCCCCGAGCTGGCCAAAAATGGGCTAAAAACAGTACACCTGGGTGGGTTTGGCGAGCCAATGGTGCATCCCCGCTTCTTTGAAGTCGCGACTAAGGTTAAGGAGCTGGGACTTGAATTGGAGTTTATCACCAATGGCTACTACCTCACCCCTGAACGGGTAGATCAGTTGATAGGACTGCAAGCCGATAAGATTATTGTCTCCATGGACGCCCCCAGAGAAAAAGAGTACCAGCAGATCCGCAAAAACTCGGATTTTAATTTACTGCTGAAAAATCTAGAGCACATATACCACCAAAAAGTAAACTACCGAATTAACAAGCCCCATCTGTGGTTCGAATTCGTGGCCATGCAGTCAAATTACCATTTACTGCCGAACCTAGTGGAATTAGCAGGAAAACTGCAGGTGGATTCAGTAATAGTCACCAATTTGCTCCCCTACACCGAAGACATGATTGATGAGGTTCTGTACGATGCCGATGAGGACAATTTAGCAGTGGGAAGCGGTGCCGGGTTTATCTACTTCAGATCCCAACTTCCCGAAATGAAACTCCGCACCCACCGCTACTGTAATTTTGTGGAGTCTAAGTCCCTAGTAATCAATTACTTGGGCAAGGTTTCTCCGTGTTATCCAGGCATGCACAATCACACAGCTTATATTTACGGTAGGAAAAAATTCAATTACGCCTACCATGTCGGTGATCTGTCCCAACAGAGTATAGCGGAAATCTGGAAGCAAAGAGAATTTATTAAGTTCCGCTCCCAGGTCATGGAAGGGAGATTTCCCTCCTGCACTGATTGTAAGTATTTAGAAGGATGTTCCATGACCGACGACAATCAATTGGACTGCTGGGGAAACACCCCCACCTGTGCCGATTGCCTCTGGTATCGTCAGATAATTCTGTGTCCGTAA
- a CDS encoding MoaD/ThiS family protein, which yields MANIEVRCYATLREYLPQGAEAGVYQYETAKHTIGEIVDELGLPREDLHLIIKNGINVDLEETVEDGDRIGFFPPIGGG from the coding sequence TTGGCAAATATAGAAGTTCGCTGCTATGCTACCCTGCGAGAGTACCTGCCTCAAGGTGCTGAAGCCGGGGTATACCAATATGAAACCGCGAAACATACCATCGGTGAGATTGTTGATGAATTGGGACTACCCAGGGAGGATTTGCATTTAATCATTAAAAACGGCATCAATGTAGACTTAGAGGAAACTGTGGAAGATGGCGACAGAATTGGTTTTTTCCCACCAATTGGCGGAGGTTAA
- a CDS encoding aldehyde ferredoxin oxidoreductase family protein, with the protein MNNIFRVNLSERSVNQVEVPESYQALGGRALTSQIIYDEVKPTSHPLGENNKLVFAPGLLSGTRAPSSGRLSVGSISPLTKGIKESNSGGTAAQDLAKLGLKALVIEGKAEQDNQVLVIDKDGVRLEEDNSLAGLGNYEVGDKLRQKYGEKVTIMSIGPAGEYKMTAASIAVTDTDDRPVRAFGRGGLGAVMGAKGLKAIVIDDEGAPGVELTDEDAFKEASRKFSKIILDHPVSGEALRNYGTAVLINILNEAGGLPTENFRSGRFETANKISGETMTETIKERDGKPGHSCHPGCIMGCSNVYHDDKGEYLTAGFEYETIWAFGAHCNIDDLDYIAYFDRCCDDLGLDTIETGVTFGVFMETDMIEFGDKEEVKRIFDEEIRKGTPLGQILGSGSETTGRVFGIDRVPTVKRQSIPAYDPRAVKGVGVTYATSTQGADHTAGYSVTANILKVGGEINPLKKEGQVDLSRDLQVATASIDSTGLCLFVAFAVLDSDEALPTVVDMINAQYGTNLTVDDVNELGQQILNVERKFNEKAGFTKAHDRLPEFFEKEELPPHDVKFDLSEEELDSLYNFS; encoded by the coding sequence GTGAACAATATTTTTCGCGTGAATTTGTCTGAGAGAAGTGTCAACCAAGTAGAGGTCCCTGAAAGTTATCAGGCCCTCGGCGGTAGAGCTTTAACTTCACAAATTATTTACGATGAAGTTAAGCCCACTTCTCACCCCCTAGGAGAAAACAATAAATTGGTGTTTGCTCCAGGGTTGTTGTCAGGTACTAGAGCCCCCAGTTCAGGTCGTTTGTCTGTCGGTAGCATCAGTCCACTTACTAAAGGTATCAAGGAGAGTAATTCCGGAGGTACAGCTGCCCAGGACTTGGCCAAACTGGGGTTAAAAGCGCTAGTGATAGAGGGCAAAGCAGAGCAAGACAATCAAGTCTTAGTTATAGATAAGGATGGAGTCCGATTAGAAGAAGATAATAGTTTAGCAGGCCTCGGCAATTACGAGGTAGGCGATAAATTGCGCCAAAAGTACGGAGAAAAAGTCACAATCATGTCCATAGGACCGGCTGGAGAATATAAGATGACTGCAGCCAGTATAGCAGTCACCGATACTGATGATCGTCCGGTAAGGGCTTTTGGTCGCGGCGGCCTGGGTGCCGTCATGGGTGCCAAAGGGTTAAAAGCCATCGTCATTGACGACGAAGGGGCCCCTGGCGTAGAGTTGACCGATGAAGACGCATTCAAAGAAGCCAGCCGCAAGTTCTCCAAAATCATTCTAGATCACCCTGTTTCCGGTGAGGCTTTGAGAAATTACGGCACAGCAGTGTTAATTAACATTCTAAACGAGGCCGGCGGTCTACCTACTGAAAACTTCCGCAGCGGAAGATTTGAAACTGCCAATAAAATCAGTGGCGAAACTATGACTGAAACCATTAAAGAAAGAGACGGTAAGCCAGGTCACTCCTGCCATCCCGGCTGTATTATGGGATGTTCCAACGTCTATCACGATGACAAAGGCGAGTATTTAACCGCAGGTTTTGAGTATGAAACAATCTGGGCCTTTGGCGCCCACTGTAATATCGATGATTTGGACTACATCGCCTATTTTGATAGATGCTGTGACGATTTAGGTCTTGATACCATCGAAACTGGTGTCACTTTTGGCGTATTCATGGAAACTGATATGATAGAATTTGGCGATAAAGAAGAAGTAAAACGCATTTTCGACGAAGAAATCCGCAAGGGGACGCCCCTGGGTCAGATCCTAGGTTCAGGTTCTGAAACGACCGGTAGAGTATTCGGAATAGATCGAGTGCCGACTGTAAAGAGACAAAGTATCCCCGCTTATGATCCCAGAGCTGTCAAAGGTGTTGGTGTAACTTACGCTACCAGTACACAAGGTGCCGATCACACAGCAGGATACTCTGTCACTGCCAATATCCTTAAAGTAGGTGGAGAAATCAATCCACTGAAAAAAGAAGGCCAGGTAGACCTTTCCAGAGATCTACAGGTTGCCACGGCTTCAATCGACAGCACAGGGCTTTGCCTGTTTGTCGCATTTGCTGTTCTGGATAGTGATGAAGCGCTTCCTACTGTCGTCGATATGATTAACGCCCAGTACGGAACAAACTTGACAGTTGACGATGTAAACGAATTAGGACAGCAAATCTTAAATGTAGAGCGCAAATTTAACGAAAAAGCCGGATTCACCAAGGCTCACGACAGACTGCCCGAATTTTTCGAAAAAGAAGAATTACCACCCCACGATGTTAAATTCGACCTATCGGAAGAAGAATTGGATAGCCTGTACAACTTCTCATAA
- a CDS encoding double-cubane-cluster-containing anaerobic reductase has protein sequence MRPQTMEFFDSLIPENMAKIKELKEAGRNVVGYYCVFTPVELIEASGAIPVGLCATKQDPIPAAEEDLPRNLCPLIKSSYGFAKTDTCPFFYFSDVVMAETTCDGKKKMYEMLNEYKPMMVLDIPNSSTYEKKQEHWIQELKRAKSYLEEQFDVEVTQESLEKAIKGHNQERTKLMELVSLNQHNPAPLSGQDLLKVIWARQFQLNRDEYLEKIQNIINETKEIINNQSFDDSLAKKPRILVTGSPTGVGQEKTLNIIEQQGGQVVLKEACSGVKGLVKNISETEEPLAAIAEKYMELPCSCISPNDGRFELISELVKDYQIDGVIDITLQACHTYNIESYLLKEHLQKNHDIPMLQIETDYTDTDVEQIKLRVDSFLEMLS, from the coding sequence TTGAGACCACAAACCATGGAGTTTTTTGATAGTTTGATTCCAGAGAATATGGCTAAAATCAAAGAATTAAAGGAAGCTGGAAGAAATGTCGTAGGATATTATTGTGTTTTTACACCGGTTGAACTGATAGAAGCTTCTGGAGCAATTCCAGTTGGACTTTGTGCTACAAAACAGGACCCTATACCAGCAGCTGAGGAAGATCTACCGAGAAATCTGTGTCCTTTGATTAAGTCAAGTTATGGTTTTGCTAAAACTGATACTTGTCCGTTCTTTTATTTTTCCGATGTGGTAATGGCAGAGACCACATGTGATGGTAAGAAAAAAATGTATGAAATGCTAAATGAATATAAACCTATGATGGTATTAGATATTCCAAATTCATCGACATATGAAAAAAAGCAAGAACACTGGATCCAAGAATTAAAACGTGCCAAATCATATCTAGAAGAACAGTTTGATGTGGAGGTTACTCAAGAGAGCTTGGAAAAAGCCATTAAAGGCCATAATCAGGAGAGAACGAAGTTAATGGAGCTTGTTTCTCTAAACCAGCACAACCCCGCACCATTATCAGGGCAAGACCTTTTAAAAGTTATTTGGGCACGGCAGTTTCAACTAAATCGTGATGAATATCTTGAAAAAATACAAAATATTATTAATGAAACCAAAGAAATAATAAATAATCAGTCCTTTGACGATAGTTTGGCAAAAAAACCGCGAATACTAGTTACCGGCTCCCCTACTGGTGTTGGGCAAGAAAAAACCCTGAATATTATAGAACAACAAGGTGGACAAGTTGTTCTTAAAGAAGCCTGTTCAGGTGTGAAGGGTCTAGTTAAAAATATTAGTGAAACAGAAGAGCCATTAGCTGCTATAGCTGAAAAATACATGGAACTTCCTTGCTCATGTATTTCACCAAATGATGGAAGATTTGAGCTCATTAGTGAGTTAGTAAAAGACTATCAAATTGATGGAGTAATAGATATAACTTTACAAGCATGTCACACTTATAATATTGAATCTTATTTACTAAAAGAACATCTCCAAAAAAATCATGACATACCTATGCTTCAGATAGAAACTGACTATACAGATACAGATGTTGAACAGATTAAACTTCGCGTAGACTCTTTTTTAGAAATGTTGTCTTAA
- a CDS encoding acyl-CoA dehydratase activase has protein sequence MYSVGIDIGSVTTKGVLFDGSNYLSLYKPTGFDPTTIGDSILEDLCIRYSIDKNQISTVVGTGYGRIHLPFADEVTSEITCQGRGCNYLFPDVKAILDVGGQDSKAMLVNDQGKVRDFVLNDKCAAGTGRFLEMSVQALGISLKNLDDLAKDAHPVEIGSMCSVFCETEVLNLMMQGEEKGNIAAGLLKSIANRVATMAKKVGAKRELVFTGGIAKSHVLRTFLQEAGNFQIYTINEPMITAALGAAIIGHENT, from the coding sequence ATGTATAGTGTTGGCATAGATATTGGTTCAGTTACCACAAAAGGAGTTTTGTTTGATGGCTCTAACTACTTGTCTTTGTATAAGCCGACTGGTTTTGATCCTACCACAATAGGTGACAGTATATTAGAAGATTTGTGTATTCGTTATAGTATCGATAAAAACCAAATATCCACGGTTGTAGGAACAGGATATGGTCGAATACATTTGCCTTTTGCTGACGAAGTTACAAGCGAAATTACTTGCCAGGGACGTGGATGTAATTATCTTTTTCCTGATGTAAAAGCCATCTTGGACGTAGGCGGCCAAGACAGCAAAGCTATGTTAGTCAATGATCAAGGTAAGGTGCGTGATTTTGTTCTGAACGACAAATGTGCTGCCGGAACGGGACGTTTTTTAGAAATGTCAGTTCAAGCCCTTGGTATTTCTCTCAAAAATCTTGATGATTTAGCAAAAGATGCACATCCCGTGGAAATAGGAAGTATGTGTAGCGTTTTTTGTGAGACAGAAGTCCTTAATTTGATGATGCAAGGAGAAGAAAAGGGTAATATTGCAGCCGGTTTGTTAAAATCTATTGCCAATAGAGTGGCAACTATGGCTAAAAAGGTTGGCGCAAAAAGAGAACTTGTTTTCACAGGTGGTATAGCAAAAAGTCATGTACTTCGTACATTTTTGCAAGAAGCAGGTAATTTTCAAATTTATACTATTAATGAGCCAATGATTACTGCAGCATTAGGAGCCGCTATCATTGGCCATGAAAACACTTAA